One genomic window of Cheilinus undulatus linkage group 7, ASM1832078v1, whole genome shotgun sequence includes the following:
- the ttc39a gene encoding tetratricopeptide repeat protein 39A isoform X2, whose translation MAALDLFLRNQFEEAQAQLRSRTKDSMYHALTYATILEMQAMMTFDPQHILAAGNTMKEAQAICQRHRKKSSFSKNFTEEELHAEVCFAECLLQRAALTFLQDENMISFIRGGIKVRNSYQTYKELHTVLQSSGYIHGDNHGHFEGGVKLGVGAFNLMISMLPTRTLKLLEFVGFSGNKEFGLQQLQEGSAESTFRSFLCNMLLLCYHTFMSFILGTGEGDVEDAEKLLQPYLKKYPKGSIFLFFAGRIEEIKGNLDAAIKRFEECCEAQQQWKQFHHMCYWELMWCFTYKRHWKMAYFYADLLSKENSWSKATYAYMKAAYLSMLTADDCLTFGETAITLFRQVPGLKQKIAGKSLPTEKFAIRKARRYLAESPIPLPAPPLEMMYIWNGYTVIGKQRDLTEGMLKTLDEAQANLESRTEFSIDDQCLLSLLKGLCLKHLGHQEEAEHYFTLVLCNETQIKFDHYLVPNALLEHGLLCLEQGRKDEAIKLLEAAKQNYKNYSMESRTHFRIQAALLKAKTVGENGTHAPSSP comes from the exons ATGGCTGCCCTCGATTTGTTCCTTAGAAACCAGTTCGAGGAGGCGCAGGCTCAGCTTAGAAGCAG aaCCAAAGACAGCATGTACCACGCTCTGACTTACGCCACCATCCTGGAGATGCAGGCCATGATGACTTTTGATCCTCAACATATTCTGGCTGCAGGAAACACCATGAAGGAGGCTCAGGCTATCTGCCAGCG GCATCGCAAGAAGTCCTCCTTCTCCAAAAACTTCACAGAAG aGGAACTCCATGCGGAGGTGTGCTTTGCCGAATGTCTCCTGCAGAGGGCAGCACTCACCTTCCTACAG GATGAAAACAtgatcagttttatcagaggaGGAATCAAAGTGAGGAACAGCTACCAGACATACAA agagcttcatacagtcCTCCAGTCCTCTGGATACATTCATGGAGACAACCATGGCCATTTCGAAGGTGGTGTTAAACTGGGAGTAGGAGCTTTCAATCTA ATGATTTCCATGTTGCCTACACGGACGCTCAAGCTGCTGGAGTTTGTGGGTTTCTCTGGTAATAAG GAGTTTGGTCTACAGCAGCTTCAGGAGGGCTCAGCAGAAAGCACGTTCAGGTCCTTCCTCTGCaacatgctgctgctgtgttatCACACCTTCATGAGCTTCATACTGG GCACAGGAGAAGGAGACGTTGAAGATGCAGAGAAGCTTCTTCAGCCATATCTCAAAAAATATCCCAAG gGATCCATCTTCTTGTTTTTCGCTGGTCGAATCGAGGAGATCAAAGGAAACCTGGATGCT GCTATTAAGCGGTTCGAGGAGTGCTGCGAGGCTCAGCAGCAGTGGAAACAGTTTCACCACATGTGTTACTGGGAGCTCATGTGGTGCTTCACATATAAAAGGCACTGGAAGATGGCCTACTTCTACGCTGACCTTCTCAGCAAGGAGAACTCCTGGTCCAAG GCGACCTATGCGTATATGAAAGCAGCCTACCTCAGCATGCTGACTGCAGATGATTGCCTAACATTCGGGGAGACTGCGATCACTCTGTTCAG GCAGGTTCCTGGGCTGAAGCAGAAAATTGCAGGCAAATCTTTACCAACAGAGAAGTTTGCTATCAGAAAAGCCCGCCGCTACCTTGCAGAAAGCCCCAttcctcttcctgctcctcctctg GAGATGATGTACATCTGGAACGGTTACACAGTCATAGGCAAGCAAAGAGACCTGACTGAGGGGATGCTGAAAACACTAGACGAGGCCCAGGCTAATCTTGAGAGCA GGACTGAGTTCTCCATAGATGATCAATGTCTGCTGAGCCTCTTGAAGGGACTGTGTCTCAAACACCTGGGGCACCAAGAAGAAGCTGAACATTACTTTACTCTGGTCCTCTGCAA TGAGACTCAGATCAAGTTTGACCATTACCTGGTTCCTAATGCCCTGCTAGAGCATGGCCTGCTGTGTCTGGAGCAAGGCAGAAAAGATGAAGCTATCAAACTGCTTGAAGCAGCAAA GCAAAACTACAAGAACTACTCAATGGAGTCTCGGACACACTTTCGTATTCAGGCTGCTCTGCTCAAAGCCAAGACTGTGGGCGAGAACGGCACCCATGCTCCCTCCAGCCCGTAA
- the ttc39a gene encoding tetratricopeptide repeat protein 39A isoform X1 — translation MSFINWRRSVKKKDASQRQDIPDSPDTPSQLSVINSPELDPIITDFRLQLPGNNNGPESTNPANGCLRSDLSLALEDCMAALDLFLRNQFEEAQAQLRSRTKDSMYHALTYATILEMQAMMTFDPQHILAAGNTMKEAQAICQRHRKKSSFSKNFTEEELHAEVCFAECLLQRAALTFLQDENMISFIRGGIKVRNSYQTYKELHTVLQSSGYIHGDNHGHFEGGVKLGVGAFNLMISMLPTRTLKLLEFVGFSGNKEFGLQQLQEGSAESTFRSFLCNMLLLCYHTFMSFILGTGEGDVEDAEKLLQPYLKKYPKGSIFLFFAGRIEEIKGNLDAAIKRFEECCEAQQQWKQFHHMCYWELMWCFTYKRHWKMAYFYADLLSKENSWSKATYAYMKAAYLSMLTADDCLTFGETAITLFRQVPGLKQKIAGKSLPTEKFAIRKARRYLAESPIPLPAPPLEMMYIWNGYTVIGKQRDLTEGMLKTLDEAQANLESRTEFSIDDQCLLSLLKGLCLKHLGHQEEAEHYFTLVLCNETQIKFDHYLVPNALLEHGLLCLEQGRKDEAIKLLEAAKQNYKNYSMESRTHFRIQAALLKAKTVGENGTHAPSSP, via the exons ATGAGTTTTATTAACTGGAGACGAAGCGTGAAGAAAAA GGATGCTTCGCAGAGGCAAGATATACCCGACAGTCCGGACACCCCGAGCCA ATTGTCAGTCATAAACAGTCCAGAGCTGGATCCCATCATCACTGATTTCAG GTTACAGCTACCAGGAAACAATAATGGTCCAGAATCAACAAATCCAGCAAATGG TTGCTTGCGGTCAGACCTGTCGCTGGCTCTGGAGGACTGCATGGCTGCCCTCGATTTGTTCCTTAGAAACCAGTTCGAGGAGGCGCAGGCTCAGCTTAGAAGCAG aaCCAAAGACAGCATGTACCACGCTCTGACTTACGCCACCATCCTGGAGATGCAGGCCATGATGACTTTTGATCCTCAACATATTCTGGCTGCAGGAAACACCATGAAGGAGGCTCAGGCTATCTGCCAGCG GCATCGCAAGAAGTCCTCCTTCTCCAAAAACTTCACAGAAG aGGAACTCCATGCGGAGGTGTGCTTTGCCGAATGTCTCCTGCAGAGGGCAGCACTCACCTTCCTACAG GATGAAAACAtgatcagttttatcagaggaGGAATCAAAGTGAGGAACAGCTACCAGACATACAA agagcttcatacagtcCTCCAGTCCTCTGGATACATTCATGGAGACAACCATGGCCATTTCGAAGGTGGTGTTAAACTGGGAGTAGGAGCTTTCAATCTA ATGATTTCCATGTTGCCTACACGGACGCTCAAGCTGCTGGAGTTTGTGGGTTTCTCTGGTAATAAG GAGTTTGGTCTACAGCAGCTTCAGGAGGGCTCAGCAGAAAGCACGTTCAGGTCCTTCCTCTGCaacatgctgctgctgtgttatCACACCTTCATGAGCTTCATACTGG GCACAGGAGAAGGAGACGTTGAAGATGCAGAGAAGCTTCTTCAGCCATATCTCAAAAAATATCCCAAG gGATCCATCTTCTTGTTTTTCGCTGGTCGAATCGAGGAGATCAAAGGAAACCTGGATGCT GCTATTAAGCGGTTCGAGGAGTGCTGCGAGGCTCAGCAGCAGTGGAAACAGTTTCACCACATGTGTTACTGGGAGCTCATGTGGTGCTTCACATATAAAAGGCACTGGAAGATGGCCTACTTCTACGCTGACCTTCTCAGCAAGGAGAACTCCTGGTCCAAG GCGACCTATGCGTATATGAAAGCAGCCTACCTCAGCATGCTGACTGCAGATGATTGCCTAACATTCGGGGAGACTGCGATCACTCTGTTCAG GCAGGTTCCTGGGCTGAAGCAGAAAATTGCAGGCAAATCTTTACCAACAGAGAAGTTTGCTATCAGAAAAGCCCGCCGCTACCTTGCAGAAAGCCCCAttcctcttcctgctcctcctctg GAGATGATGTACATCTGGAACGGTTACACAGTCATAGGCAAGCAAAGAGACCTGACTGAGGGGATGCTGAAAACACTAGACGAGGCCCAGGCTAATCTTGAGAGCA GGACTGAGTTCTCCATAGATGATCAATGTCTGCTGAGCCTCTTGAAGGGACTGTGTCTCAAACACCTGGGGCACCAAGAAGAAGCTGAACATTACTTTACTCTGGTCCTCTGCAA TGAGACTCAGATCAAGTTTGACCATTACCTGGTTCCTAATGCCCTGCTAGAGCATGGCCTGCTGTGTCTGGAGCAAGGCAGAAAAGATGAAGCTATCAAACTGCTTGAAGCAGCAAA GCAAAACTACAAGAACTACTCAATGGAGTCTCGGACACACTTTCGTATTCAGGCTGCTCTGCTCAAAGCCAAGACTGTGGGCGAGAACGGCACCCATGCTCCCTCCAGCCCGTAA